In Larus michahellis chromosome 24, bLarMic1.1, whole genome shotgun sequence, the sequence GGCGGCTGGGCACGGCCAGGGGGGCCGCCCGCAGGCTCTGCCATCGTGGGTGGGCCGGGGCTGGCCCCATCCATCCTCCCGGCTTCCTCCATTTTAGGCATTTCCCAGcttggggctgctgggggcctgggggagcggggggggacagggtcggggtgccgtgccaggcctgggggctgcctcCCCTACGGGGGTCTCGTGCTCTCGGCCCACGAAACTGGGCTGGGGCAGGCGGGCACacgccgggcagggctgggggcactgaTGCCGCCTTGTCCCCCGCCATGAGCGGGCACCTGCGGATGCGAGACGTGGGAACCCATCACCCGTGGGTGCTCCGGGAACGGGGGGGTCCATGTGCCCCTCCACAGGGTCAGGGCAgggccccggcccccggcagccCTCGGCCGTGCCCGGGCTCGTCCCGGCCAGCGTCGCCCGGCGGGTGCTCTGAGTCAGCGCGGAGCCCGCGCCCGCTCCTGGCCTCGAAGAGCCCctggcctgggggggggcggctggggccCGAGCCTGCCCGTCACCGCAGCGCTGCCGGCCCGGTGATTAACGCACCAGCCTCTGCCGGGACCCTGCGCCTGGTGTAAACCCCGGCTGTGCCCACACCGGGGTGGCTGGAGCCAGCTGGGGGCTCCtcgccagcccccccccccggggcgacCCTCCCAACCCGCCGGCAGCtgggcagccccatccctgccgTGGCACTGCCGGCGAGGCCGGGGCCCTGGTGCATGCCGGGGCCGCGGCAGGATCCGACCGGCCGGGAGACGCGGGCGCAGGGCGGAGGGTGCCGCCCCGGGAATGGGGAGAGGGGCTCCTGCGCCGTCACCTGTCCCGGGCGGGCAGGACCCAGCgtgtgcgcacacgtgtgtgtgtgtgtgtgtgtgtgtgcgtgcacatgtgtgtgcacgtgtgtgcgcGCCTGCTCCACCCCGGCCTGGCGTTTGCACAGCCGTGAGCTCACGCCGTCCCAGcagcggtgccggtgccggcctGCCCGGGCTGggcacccccctgtgccccccgccCGGGTGCAAGCACCGTCCCGGCGCAGGGGGCATCGCGTGGGGCAGCCGAGGCGTCGGTACTGATCAGTGCCGGGGGCGGTGAGGCGGGTGCCTGGGGCGGGGGGCTTTGTGCCCCGGCCGGCGTGGCTGGGCTCCCCCCGGCCGCAACGGCCGAGCCCATTCAGTTCCAGTGGCCCGCGGCTAATCCGAGCTGATGCTTGGTTGTGTGCAGCGGCCGTGTGCCCAGGACCTGTTTCGGCCAAAGCCTGGCCACCTGCtctgctggggcggggggcggcgggggcgccccTCCTGGGGACAAGaggacccccccccagcgcccgcTCCCCGGCTCGCCCTGCCCGGCAGGTTCCTGCGGGACGACTACACCATCCAGGTGGCCATCAATGACTACCTGGACATCTACTGCCCGCACTACGAGGGGGCCGTGCCCGCCGGCCGGGCAGAGACCTTCACGCTCTTCATGGTGGACTGGGAGGGCTACCGCGGCTGCTACGAGACCCCCGGCGCCTTCAAGCGCTGGGAGTGCAACCGGCCCCAGGCGCCCTTCGGGCCCGTCCGCTTCTCCGAAAAGATCCAGCGTTTTACCCCCTTTTCGCTCGGCTTCGAGTTCCAGCCGGGGGAGACCTACTACTACATCTGTGAGTCACCGGGGGGTGGGTGCAGCCGGGCTGGGGTCCCACCGGGGTCCGGCTGCGCCCAGGGGTCTGGGTGGAACCAGGCTGGGGACGCGTGAGAGGGTCGGGGCGCGCTGAGGGTCTGGATGGGACCGTGCGGGGTCGTCGGGGAGGGGCCGGCTGCACTGCATGCAGATGAGGTAGAGGCGAACgggggtgggggtctgggtggaACTGGGGTGGGGgttgatggggtgggggggggggggtctgtctGCACCCGGGGATCTGGATCTGGATGCAAGAGGGATTGGGGTGCATGAGGTGGTCGGGGTGCACCGAGGATTTGGACGTAACTGGGGGAGGGGCGGTCGGGGAGGGTCCGGCTGCACCGCGACTCTGGGTGCTGCCGAGGGTGGGACAaactgggggggggtctgggtgccctCGGGGAGTTGGGGTGCGACCGGGGTTGgggtgcatgggggggggggtccagctGCACCTAGAGCTATGGGTGCAACGTGGGTCGGAGCACACGGGGGAGGGTCGGGGTGCCTGGGGCGGGTCTGGATGCCCCCGGGTTGGGGCGCGGGAGGGTgccggtcccgccgcccgccgccagggggcgccccaGGCCCGGCTCTGGCCCGGCCCCGGCCGTCGGGGGGGTCCCGTCccaggctgggtggggggggggggtcgtgccGAGGGGGGGGGACCCGCTGAtgtgtcccctctgcccagccGTCCCCAGCCCCGAGAGCGCCGGGCGCTGCCTGAAGCTGCGGGTCTCCGTCTGCTGCAGAAACACCAGTGAGTccggccgggggaggggggggtgactGCACCCCAAAAATCTGGGGCTCCCCCTCCCCTGTCTCTGGGGCAGCCTGGCCCCCACTGGGGCCTCGGGGGGGCGGACACGGTGTGTCCCAGGGGAGCCGGTCACTGACACCGTCGGGGTTTGTTTCAGCGCCGGAACCGGTGACGGAGGTTCCCAATTCGCAGCCCCGTGGGCGCGGGGGGCCGGAGGGTGAGTATGGGGCGGGTGGGGGGCCGGAGGGGTGGCGGGGGGCCGGGGATGGGCTCGCCCTtactctgctcctgccctggcagaCGCAGTGCCCGCCCGGGGCGTCGCGGCCCCGCTGcagccctgtgccccatgccTGGCGCTCCCGCTCCTCGCCCTGCTCCGGATCTGACCCCCGGCACTGCCCATGGCGGGGAGACGGGCTCCTCTGCCCCACCGCCCGCCTCCAGACTTCTCCTCCGCCGTCATCCCCACCCCACCgagcctgtggggcagccccgggccaCGACTCACCCGCCGGACACCCCACAGAACCGAGCCGGGGCCAGGAGCTCCGGGCTGGAAGGTGAGTGGGGTGCGGgtgggctgccggggggggggggggggtgccctcGCCCTTCGCCGTGCCGCAGCATCCCCCGAC encodes:
- the EFNA4 gene encoding ephrin-A4 isoform X1; this encodes MLGCVQRPCAQDLFRPKPGHLLCWGGGRRGRPSWGQEDPPPAPAPRLALPGRFLRDDYTIQVAINDYLDIYCPHYEGAVPAGRAETFTLFMVDWEGYRGCYETPGAFKRWECNRPQAPFGPVRFSEKIQRFTPFSLGFEFQPGETYYYISVPSPESAGRCLKLRVSVCCRNTTPEPVTEVPNSQPRGRGGPEDAVPARGVAAPLQPCAPCLALPLLALLRI
- the EFNA4 gene encoding ephrin-A4 isoform X2 — encoded protein: MRPAPLLGLLLWASLLWPPPPPVRGLRHGVHWNGSNPRFLRDDYTIQVAINDYLDIYCPHYEGAVPAGRAETFTLFMVDWEGYRGCYETPGAFKRWECNRPQAPFGPVRFSEKIQRFTPFSLGFEFQPGETYYYISVPSPESAGRCLKLRVSVCCRNTTPEPVTEVPNSQPRGRGGPEDAVPARGVAAPLQPCAPCLALPLLALLRI